The genomic segment ACCTGCTAAAACTCTTTCAATTAGTGCcttgttctgttcctgtcaaaagaCCCTGCATCATTCAAGAAATTAGACTTTGtctttgtattttaaaagggttttTGTGTCTGAATATTGATCATAAATTTCTAAGGGCTCAAATTGACAGTATCCATGTTTTAAAAATACTACACACACTGGTTTACCTATCATTATAGAGACATTCCATAGACTAATTATTGTTATGCTGTATAAACCTTACCCTAATCCTAAACCTACCCCATATGATTTATGGGCACCAACAATATCCCCACAAAGTCAAAATTTACTGGTATTTCTATAACTGTCCTTGGTCTCCATAACAGAAGCAAACACCTCATTGCTAAGAGATGAACAAGTCCGTGCTCATCATAGTCTACACTTTTCACAATTTTGTTTGAAACTCTGACTTCCCAATATCTGCAGACCGGCTCTGACTTTCAGCAATTAGACTTGACTCATCCCGACTGAAAACTGTTGCAAAATTCTGGGCAAATATTGTGTAGTCAACAGCAGTCAGTCTGACGCATACTGACTGCAAAACAATTTCTAGACCTAGTAAGAGGCAATCTGATTTGCAGATTTCAAACAACTTCCGTTCATGAACAGATGGGTCTGCCTGGTCAAATAAGATATCTTTTAATGGTTATTCTGTTCAGTGCTGTTCTAATTAGAAATGTTTATGATGATGTTTATTATCCTAAACAACCTCTGTAGTCCCAATCAGACAATTGTTTTCAAGACACATAGTATTACTTACGTGTTTTAAGTCATAGAATGAATCGTGAACATATTTTGAGCTTGTGTTAAAAACAAACCTTAGGATAGAAACATTTAGGCatctaaaccaaaaaaaaacctttcaaaaaaACCTACTGACTTTAGGTAATGCTAACTTGTGTCCGGGTTTGAAGGAGTCATTTCTGCAGCACTTTATTTAACTgcacataatttaattttaactgtGACTGATCACTCTGCCTTTCTATGTAGGCCTTTCTTTACCAGAGTAAGTCATAATGTGGACCAGACATCCAAACAAAACAATGCAACCACCcagattttaaaaaaagtatcagAAATCAAGAGGTCACTGCAAAATGCTAACGGCATTAGCAACAGATCGCTCATTTAGGACCCAATGACCTACAGATAGCATTCAACAAAGCAGTCTGTCTAAAATGCAGTACttctaaaaaatataaaagagGACTGGAGGAACTTTAAGAATCCCTCTCGGTAGCAGTTAAGCAATAGACATCTGATTCTTTCCATGTAAGACATTTCTATATCATTTTTTTCACAGACCTCAGGCCAAAAATCTCCCCCAGATATTAGGTTTTGGTTGAATCTGGAATCTCATATTGTTGTGAACTGGAGCGTACCATCTTTGGGAAGTTTGAGAAGGGGTGAAGACAGCGCCAGGACTCTTGCTCTGCTCCTAGGTTTCAATGGTGTGTGCAGATGTTTGGCTCGCAGCACTGCTTGTCAACACATGAGTGTAATGATGCACAATGGCTTCCGTCTCTCTGTGGTCAATACAAGGCCATTACGATGAGAGGTTACCACACTGCAAAGGCTCAGATTCAGGTGAATGGTCAttatgtttttaatcattttgacaACTCGTATCAAGGGCATATCCTTGCAGTTGCTACCATCAACAGAGCTAGAAGACTGATGCCAGAATTTAGGCTCCAAGATGCATCACGGGATGTTGAATGTCAGAGTTTACTGCTTTAAAAACCTTGAATTTTTACATTTGACAAAATTGCTAGCAAGCCTCTCTGTGCGGGGCTTATATTGAGATGGGAATATAGCATTAAAGCTTATTTTTAGCtattaattatgaatatatttataatatatatggggtgtccaatcctgctcctggaggtcaAATatacagagtttagctccaaccagctcctacacacttgcctggaagtttctacaGGGAGTTTAGGTGAGTTTAATGAGGGTTTGGGCAAAATTCtgtaggacagtggccctccaggaacaggtCTGGACACCCCAGAGATATGGggctaatattattttaaataatattttattttacattaaaacatcATACATCTTGGAAAAATGACAGACTTTGAATAACCAGCGTTACAAAAGTAAAGCCACAAAACATAaacaatatgcttttttttttactatgacaTGTCTAAAATGACCCAGGAAAATGTCAATTTTACTACTTAAATAAAATGCaaggtttaataaaataattatttttacttttaaagcaTGTCTAAtcgggttttattttttttccacatttgtcACTCTAAAATATGACGTGTTCCATGTTAAAAACCAGAACAAGAGACTGCAGTGTCAGCCCTGAAAGCTGGCTGGTGAATTCCAGGGCAGAAAACATCCTCCTCGGAGGCTGTTATACACAATAGTGAGAATGACTTGTGGTTTAGTGCCTGTTTTATGCATAGAGTCTCTTGGTTTGGCACAAAAGCTGTGGAGTGGGAACTAGAAGCAAAGAATCACCAGAGTCAGAAACAGTATATTCACTTGGTATTGTTGTCTTTACCTTAAACCAACAAAGAGTTTGTTTGTAGTATTCTATTTAAAGTAGAAACCCAAACAACAGCACTGTGGTCCATGCCAAACATTGTACATAAACATGAGGTGAATACAGATAAAATCAAGGAACCCAGATGAaggaaatgtttaattttcccACGATGCACTTCAGGAAAACGGATGAGTCGAGAGGGCAGTGATTACAGCACACTGAGGCTCAAGGTTAGTGACCTTCATCTAATATAAATTTGATGATGAAAATCCAATAATTATGCAACTGTACTACTGCTAAATACATAAGTTGTCATTTTATAAATTTGCTTCAATTGTCTTTAGCTGTACATTCACTGAAAGTACATTTGCTGCATGCTATGGATTGTactgtatcattttatttttatattgttctcttttgttttctttttatgtattttttgcagATTATTTCCTATGTCtttcattttattgttattttttatttcctaTGCAtctgctttaattattttatgattaaGTCTTTAGATGATTATTTCTTAGGTACTGTATAGTGTGGGAATAGTTGAAATAAAGCAaacttataattttaataataaaaataatagtttttttcttttcatttgtattatttattcatttattcaaagaACAATTGTGCAGTAGGAACATCAATCAGCATAACATTTGAaattttacattgaaaaaaaaaaaaaaacacattgaaagCGAGTTGGTTGAACACACAAGGCTGACAGAAACATGCCAATATGAGACTCTAAATCTAAATAAACAAGAAGAATAACAGCCAGAAAATTACAACAATGCAAAGGCTCTGGATCTGTAGTAGTTCACTGAGTTTTACAATCAATATCTCCTTCACTTGTCCCCTTCAGTTTCTTCAGTTCCCCAAGCAGCTCCTGTTCCAGTTCTAAAATCTCCTTGGGCTTCTTGTACTACAACAAAAGTGAGAGAAACTCCATATAAAATCCATTGCTGGATGAAATAGCTGAGTACTGGAGCAGACAACAGAGGTGAGAGCAGTTCAGTCCAACCTTCTCTACTTAGGTGAACTAATAAAAAGTGACGGCATAGTTGCCCTTTTGATGATCTGAGACCAGATTTGTGTGCTCTCTTAGTGTGGATTAGGGCTTTGGCAACCGGGTCCCAGATCCACGCAAAAGGGAAAGTTCCTCTACATCGTGTGGAAAAAACTGTGACTACATACCTTACActacagaaagagctgagagaaAGTGATTAAGTGAGACTAGCGGTGAGAGTTCACTCACGCTGATGATTAAAGTGTTGTTGGCGTGGGTAAAACTCAGAGCTGCGCTCTCCAAAGGCAGCTGGCAACGGTCGAGATCTGGAATACTGAACTTCTTATAGTACCTGAGAAATGAGGAGATGAAGAATGAGAGAATGTTCTTTATGACTGGCCATCTATCTTCCATCAAGCTCAACAGTGCCACCTATAGGGTTACTGTAGGGCTATTATAACTAAACAATTTAATCAATACACGTTTTATTTGGTATGAATGAAAACAAAGACGATTTATAAGCAGATGTTGCCTTTTTAGACTCATTTTACTTCATATGTTTATTGATTTTCTCCAGTTTTAAGAACAATGCAtaaacatcttgtgaagtaaaaagctgtgtgtttgtatgaaacaaatctatcattaagacGTTTTAACTTTAATCTGTTATGGACAAAAATCCATGATAGAGTCCATAATCCGCAATAacatttcctccagtgaaaaagcccATCcccttgttgtcctctcacatccacCCACAATTTTTGTTTACAACTGTTTTGGACTACTTAGACAGCGACAACAAGATTACTTTttaactggaggaagcattattatggattgtggactcatattttagccagaagcaagttaaacatgtattaaaaatggatttgtttcttataaacatgcatcttttcgcttcacaagatgttaatctACAGACTGGATTCGTGTGCATTACTTgtatattattgtgatgtttttatcagctgtttggactctcattctgatggcacccattcactgcagaggatccactggtgagcaagtgatgtaatgcttttttgtaatgcatttctccaaatctgtttccatgaagaaacaagctcataTACATCTTAGATGGCATTTAACTGCCCCCTTAAAAAAGTGATTCTATGTCCAATTCAACCAGTCAAATTAACAAGTTATTCTAAAACACTCAATGCATAAACCACAATCAACACTAATGGGGTTTTCCAATGCTTTATATCAGTTTTAAATAACTAACTTTTTGTTTGAGGTTCGGATGacacaacatctctctgctggcTCTGCTGATACACTGTAGACTTCTACAGGGTAAGAAATATTCCGTATCCTCCACTGGAAACTGGTCTTTGTGTCCTTACGCATGAACAATGGCTGTGTGCATAAAAAGAGACATCATTATAAACAGATTAACCATCTATTGTgtcagaaagtaaaaaaaaaaagtaaccttACATTTGAACTGCTCTCTTTTATTAAATCGGAGGTAACACCGTTTGGGTTGGTTTCTCCAGCTTCCACTGTCCACTGTCCCTGGCCTCCAAAAGTGCTTTTATGTCGCCACTTTCGCACTGAGTTAAAGAAGCatgaaataaattcaaaatacaaAACTGAATTCGCATTTAAGTTACGTTAGGTAAACCTAGAAAAGAGAAATGACTTACAGACAAGTTGATCTGTTTTCAGGTCATACTCCTCAGCCATCTCATCGCCATCTTCAAACAGATAATGAACTTTCCTTTTCCCTAAAGAGAAAGGCAAACGAAAGTGGCTCTCAATTGAAACTTAAGCGTACATCGAACATGATTCAAGCTTTGAGCTAAATAAACAATCCGTTTAACTGGTATCTGATGATGTTTAGCATAGGTCCCGTTGCCATTAGCATGTAGCATACGACATATAAATCCTATTAGCAAGACTATTTACACGACTGCcagtataaatacacatacaaatgAACTAATCTAAAAACAACAGAGAAGTTATAAGCGCACCATCAGACAGTAACGCAGTTTTCTTGGCTTTCCTGAGAGTGTCTGCCCAGTGTTGAAGAGCCATGCTCACGCGTTCATTTCCTCAAACAATCCCACGCCAGAGGTTGCCAAGGCAACCGCTATTTCTCAAACAATGTTTCGTATTTTTAATGATTCACCAAGTTTATATACAACAATTATAACAAACAATAACGCattgaaaataagtaaaaaataataatgtacagttttaatagttttattaaaaaaaaaaaaaactcagcgaCCTTCTGACTATGACCCGGAAGGTGATCCGTTTAAAAACACTCGTGAGTTGTTCATAGAAAAAAAGGTGCTAGAAGAGGTAAGTCTGTTGTGTTTTTAAGTAATCTAAATTGCTATtataatataacttttaatataacatttaaagaTATGTAATGTTGAGTATATGTTGTAATGTAACGATCTGTTCAGTCGCTTCCTTATTTGGAACAGCGCAGGACTTTAGTCTTATGACGCCTTCTGCTGTAGATCTCTGTATTTTTTGTATTCTGTGTCTATGTGAAGCCTAGAGTTGacagtaattttgtttttaaagctcctCTCCTTTCCCTGAGCTGAATGGAGGGTCATGGCATCCTGAAAGCCTTCCCTAAAGTAAAGAGAGTCAGGTCTACTGAGCAGAAGGACGCGCCTGCCCTCAAGAAGACGCCTTCTGAACCAGTAACAGGTTCAGACATCTCTAAAACACACTGGAGTAAAACAACAAGGGCTGTTTCAAAGAATAAAGCACCATATTTTAATGCATGCATTATTTTCAGTTAGATCCTCCTGGTGCACTTAATATTGTATTCCTGGTTGAGTGGTGAAGTGTTGTTGCTTTTAAAGGGGTCTTGAACTGCCTTTTTTAAAGTCTGTACTGTTCTCTATGATCCACTTATGTTATCATGGTTTATAATTAATAATCTATTTTGTGTCAATACTGAAATTTACAGCTATTATGTAGTCACTCCTATATTATATGCAAATGGCGTCTATAATCAATGCCTATAATGCTATTGGGAAATGCAGTCCTGTTCAGAAAACACAGTATTCAGATGCTTTCTAATTGTTAAACAATTTATGTGAACAAAAAATTGATTTCTGTGACTGAGGCGCATTTGAAAATGTTAAGCAATATTCTTAATAAAACAAAGCACATTATTACAATATATGTAATAATtttgatttgtcatttttttattattattattttaatgtgaggTTTCTAATTTTGTAGAGCtattatttagaaatgttttaattttggtACTTTTATGGTTTGTTCATTTGAATGTGATGATCCatcaataaattgtattaattggAATTAAttgaaaacattctaatatcAGCAACAATTTCAACTGCTGATTCCAatgtagttttattatttaaaaaaatgaatttaaagagTATTATTTGTCATATTAGAATTGATCTCCACCGCACAATCTCCTGCATGCAGCCCAACCAATTATGGATAGTATTAGTGGctgtattttaaatgtctttgcttTTTCTTAGGAGCAGTTTTCCAAGGAACCGAAATATACATCGTTCCAGCTGGTATAGGGAAATCCAGGTGTGAGATATTCCATCGGCAGGTCACCCAGAATGGAGGACAGGTAGTTTCCACATTCTCTCCCAGCTGCACACACGTGGTTGTTGATGATTCAGTTGATTGTAAGAGAGCTTTGAGACTCCTGAAAGTGGAAAGACTGCCCTCTGCTGTTCATCTGGTCAAATGCACTTGGTTGAGTGCCTGCATCAGTGAGAAAAGTTTACTAGACCCTGAAGACTACAGCCTTCTTCCTCCTGAGAGGTAACCTGTTAGACTCTTGAATACATTTGTAATTGTTTATTCAATGCAAAAGTGCCCAGATAAAAACTCTAAATGACCATCTCCTCAGTCCCACAGCTGCTCTCGCTGAAGAGTCAAATGAGACGGCCGTCAGCCAAGTTCCAGATGTAGCAGCAGCACAGGATCCTTTGAAAATCCTTGAAAATCTCACAGAGACAGTAAGAAAGGTTGCAATTGGATGTAATTGTCTCCATCTGGAAGATCCATCAGTTGTTTTTCCCCTCATGCAGTGCTTCTAATGTGACTCACAGGTGCCAGAGGTTGAGGAGGAGCACCATGAGGAAGATGGTGTTTCTCAGAATGATCTGGAGGCCTTGATCAGCGGCGTTCACCCATCTGAAAGCAACCCGACTCCGAGTCTGGCAGAGAATCACATTTTGTCTGGGAAGTGGGTCTGTTCCCAACCATCCACAACTAAAGGAGAGAACCATAACAAGCATATTACTGACAAACTGGAGCCGCTGGCCAAAGCCTATACGCACACGGGCGATAAATGGAGAGCTCTGGGCTACTCTAAAGCAATCAACGCCCTCAAGAGCTACCACAAGCCCATCACTTCATATGAGGTCAGTTCAGATACAGATATGAGTCCATAGAGGTTTTGGGGTTCACTGAGGTGCTTGTTTGTAGAACACATATGGTTGTCATTGCATGGCGGTTTGCATATTATGACTAGTTTCAAGCATGCATcagtgatttaaaaaagaaatactttaataacagacattaccattttttttttatttaataaaaaaaaacagtaaatagacaaacatgttttttttttattacgctATCTTTTTATAGGAAGCATGTAAGATCCCAGGCATTGGTAAACGCATGGCAGACAAGATCATGGAAATTATGGAAAGTGGGCACCTGCGTAAACTGGATCACATTGGGGAGGAGGTGCCTGTTCTCGAAATGTTCACTAACATCTGGGGCGCTGGGGCCAGGACTGCTCAGATGTGGTATCAACAAGTAAGACTGtttaatttaaaagattaataTTGTATGAATAAAGGTTCCACTGTACTGCAGCATGAATTGTTAAACTATACAGAGCCCACACATGAATTGCAGGGGGAAAATAATAGATATTGTGGCCACAAATTAAATGACTAAAACGAGGGAGTTAATTAATACAGTGTGGCCACAATTTATAGAACCagtgttaaaattaattaaaaggggTAAAGGGATAATCCACCCATCATCTtgttgtttgaaatatatatatatatatatataatatgagaagatattttgaagaaagctggtaatcaaacagttgatggtccccattgacttctattggatatctttccctactatggaaatcaatggggaccaacacatgtttggttcttcaaaatatcttattttgtgttgaacacaagaaagaaactcatacaaatttggaacgacatgtgggtgagtaaattatgacaattttcacttttgggtgaaccatttctTTAACTAAAACGAGATGACAAATTGGCACATTTTGGTCACGACTTGACTAAAATGAGGGAACAATTAATGCACGATgcacacaaattaagataaacaCTAAAATAAGTGTCTTGAGAAACAGTTTAGTCTAACAGCTCCT from the Carassius carassius chromosome 7, fCarCar2.1, whole genome shotgun sequence genome contains:
- the dpcd gene encoding protein DPCD isoform X1 → MALQHWADTLRKAKKTALLSDGKRKVHYLFEDGDEMAEEYDLKTDQLVLRKWRHKSTFGGQGQWTVEAGETNPNGVTSDLIKESSSNPLFMRKDTKTSFQWRIRNISYPVEVYSVSAEPAERCCVIRTSNKKYYKKFSIPDLDRCQLPLESAALSFTHANNTLIISYKKPKEILELEQELLGELKKLKGTSEGDIDCKTQ
- the poll gene encoding DNA polymerase lambda isoform X2 — encoded protein: MEGHGILKAFPKVKRVRSTEQKDAPALKKTPSEPVTGAVFQGTEIYIVPAGIGKSRCEIFHRQVTQNGGQVVSTFSPSCTHVVVDDSVDCKRALRLLKVERLPSAVHLVKCTWLSACISEKSLLDPEDYSLLPPESPTAALAEESNETAVSQVPDVAAAQDPLKILENLTETVPEVEEEHHEEDGVSQNDLEALISGVHPSESNPTPSLAENHILSGKWVCSQPSTTKGENHNKHITDKLEPLAKAYTHTGDKWRALGYSKAINALKSYHKPITSYEEACKIPGIGKRMADKIMEIMESGHLRKLDHIGEEVPVLEMFTNIWGAGARTAQMWYQQGFRTLEDIRTKAVLNPTLRIGLKHYDDLLERMSRSEANAIEKTVQEAVHRVDTQLLVMACGSYRRGKSTCGDVDVLITHPDGESHKGVFSKVLHLLHQSGFLTDDLVSHEENGEQKKYMGICRLPGPSQRHRRLDIIVVPYAEFACALLYFTGSAHFNRSMRALAKTKHMSLSEHSLNCAVVRQHGVKLVAGTPLHTPTEKDVFKHLGIPYREPHERDW
- the poll gene encoding DNA polymerase lambda isoform X1; amino-acid sequence: MEGHGILKAFPKVKRVRSTEQKDAPALKKTPSEPVTGAVFQGTEIYIVPAGIGKSRCEIFHRQVTQNGGQVVSTFSPSCTHVVVDDSVDCKRALRLLKVERLPSAVHLVKCTWLSACISEKSLLDPEDYSLLPPESPTAALAEESNETAVSQVPDVAAAQDPLKILENLTETVRKVPEVEEEHHEEDGVSQNDLEALISGVHPSESNPTPSLAENHILSGKWVCSQPSTTKGENHNKHITDKLEPLAKAYTHTGDKWRALGYSKAINALKSYHKPITSYEEACKIPGIGKRMADKIMEIMESGHLRKLDHIGEEVPVLEMFTNIWGAGARTAQMWYQQGFRTLEDIRTKAVLNPTLRIGLKHYDDLLERMSRSEANAIEKTVQEAVHRVDTQLLVMACGSYRRGKSTCGDVDVLITHPDGESHKGVFSKVLHLLHQSGFLTDDLVSHEENGEQKKYMGICRLPGPSQRHRRLDIIVVPYAEFACALLYFTGSAHFNRSMRALAKTKHMSLSEHSLNCAVVRQHGVKLVAGTPLHTPTEKDVFKHLGIPYREPHERDW
- the dpcd gene encoding protein DPCD isoform X2 — its product is MALQHWADTLRKAKKTALLSDGKRKVHYLFEDGDEMAEEYDLKTDQLVLRKWRHKSTFGGQGQWTVEAGETNPNGVTSDLIKESSSNPLFMRKDTKTSFQWRIRNISYPVEVYSVSAEPAERCCVIRTSNKKFGEMHYKKALHHLLTSGSSAVNGCHQNESPNS